CTAAAATTTTAAAGGTGCAAGCACCAATAAAATTTCCGCTCGACTTGCATGTATTAGGCACGCCGCCAGCGTTCGTCCTGAGCCAGGATCAAACTCTCCATAAAAGTAGTTTGAAAGCTCATTTGCTTTGCTAGCGATCCAACTTCGTTAGAAGTTGAAATCTATTGTTTGCTTCATTTAAGAAGCTTGTTTCATTAACGTTGCTTGTTCAGTTTTCAAGGTTCATTGTGCTCCCAAAAGGAACTTCTCAATGTTATCATTTTATAACTATTATGTCAATAACATTTCCTAATATTCTTTCGCTTCAATAGCGACTTACATTAGTATATTACAATGTTTTATTGAAGTCAATAATTATTGTAAAATATTTTCGAAGTAACCATCCTCTTAAGGACAAGTAATAATATACCTCAAAAGGATAGTTAAAATCAAGCTTTTTTTCTAAAAAACTTTTTAAAGTCTACTACAAACAACATAATCCCCAAAATAACGACTAATCCGCCTACTATTTGGGAAACAGTCAAATATTCATTGAAGATCAAAATCGCAAGTAACGCTGCACCAACCGGTTCGAATAAAATCGCAATCGAGATTACATTCGTACTTGTCCATTTCAATGCCCAGTTGAAAAGATTATGCCCTAATAAGTTTGGAATAATCGCCAATAAAATAAACCACATCCAATCAATCGCCGGATATGGACCGAATGATTCCCCTTTTATAATAATATAAAAGAATAAAGTAATTGTACTTACGGAATACACGACCATCGTATAAGTAACAAGTGATAATCTTTTCCGTACATCCTGCCCGAACAATAAATAACCTGTTATTAAGGCACATGCAATTAATGCTAATATATCCCCGTAAAGTGCCGTACCGCTAATTTGGAAATCTCCCCAGCTAATAAGGACGCTGCCTAAAATCGCAATGCCCCCTGCAATAAATGTCTGCAGCGTTATTTTTTCTTTGAAAAATAAATACGTCCCGATAAATGCAAAAAGCGGCTGCATTGTTACCAGTACAGTAGAACTGGCTACAGAAGTGTAATTTAATGATTCAAACCATAATATAAAATGAAATGATAAAAATACCCCTGCGATTGATGAAAATATCCAATCACGTTTTGACAGCACTTTTATTTCATTGCTATATTTCATTAAAAACCACGGCAGCATTATCAATATCGAAAACAGCATACGATAAAATGCAATAACTCCAGCATCTGCACTTGCAAGTTTTACAAAAATTGCAGAAAGGGAAACAGAGATTACGCCAATAATAATAGGAATATACGGGTGGATTGGTGGTTTATCCACTATAACCCCTTCTTTCTATATATATATCATCTAATACGAAATATTTTGCGATACCTCATATTCACATTATCAAACTATACCTTATTAAAGATTTTTTTTCGAGAGGATTTGAATTCCATTTTAAATGAAGGAGATGTTTGGATATGGAATGGTTAGCGAATGATAAATTTACCGTAGAAATTTTATTAAAATTACTAATTGCGGCTACACTAAGTTTAATTATTGGTATCGAAAGGGAATTGAAAAAGAAGCCAGTCGGTTTAAAGACAAGTTTAGTAATCGCGACATTCAGTTGTTTACTTACAATCATCTCAATTGAGACTGCCTATTCAACACCTGCACGGGACGATATCAACATTACGATGGATCCATTGCGTTTAGCCGCGCAAATTGTAAGCGGTATTGGCTTTTTAGGTGCCGGTGTTATTTTGCGTAAAGGGAATGATAGTATTACCGGACTGACAACAGCCGCCATGATTTGGGGAGCCGCCGCCATCGGAATTGCTGTAGGCGCTGGTTTTTATATTGAAGCATTTATTACGGTCCTGATTGTCGTATTGGGTATTGAACTTCTTGCTCCCTTCCTATTGAAGTTCGGTCCAAAACGTCTAAGAATGCGCGAAGTTTCTTTAATTATCAATACCGACCAAGCGGACAATATAAAAAATGTCGTGGATTATTTGAGGGAGCATGATATGTATATCGATAATATTTCAATCCGAGATGTACCATTTTCCGAAAAACTATTACATGAAATCGATATACGATTATCTACCGTCGAAACGAACCATACTATCGAACTTTATAACCGGCTTCGGAAATTGGATTATGTAGTAAATATTAAAATCGAATATTTAGATTAACGGAGGAAAACGCAATGGGAGAATTTTTCAAATTACTAAAGGATGGTAATAAACCGTCCTTACTCGCAGCATTCGTCAATACATTTTTAGGAACGATTAAAGGAGTTGCGTTCTTCTTTACAGGAAATGTTGCGATGTTTGCCGAAATGATGC
This portion of the Solibacillus isronensis genome encodes:
- a CDS encoding MgtC/SapB family protein, with translation MEWLANDKFTVEILLKLLIAATLSLIIGIERELKKKPVGLKTSLVIATFSCLLTIISIETAYSTPARDDINITMDPLRLAAQIVSGIGFLGAGVILRKGNDSITGLTTAAMIWGAAAIGIAVGAGFYIEAFITVLIVVLGIELLAPFLLKFGPKRLRMREVSLIINTDQADNIKNVVDYLREHDMYIDNISIRDVPFSEKLLHEIDIRLSTVETNHTIELYNRLRKLDYVVNIKIEYLD
- a CDS encoding DMT family transporter; protein product: MDKPPIHPYIPIIIGVISVSLSAIFVKLASADAGVIAFYRMLFSILIMLPWFLMKYSNEIKVLSKRDWIFSSIAGVFLSFHFILWFESLNYTSVASSTVLVTMQPLFAFIGTYLFFKEKITLQTFIAGGIAILGSVLISWGDFQISGTALYGDILALIACALITGYLLFGQDVRKRLSLVTYTMVVYSVSTITLFFYIIIKGESFGPYPAIDWMWFILLAIIPNLLGHNLFNWALKWTSTNVISIAILFEPVGAALLAILIFNEYLTVSQIVGGLVVILGIMLFVVDFKKFFRKKA